Proteins encoded by one window of Nicotiana tabacum cultivar K326 chromosome 10, ASM71507v2, whole genome shotgun sequence:
- the LOC107806372 gene encoding cationic peroxidase 1-like, which translates to MAKISLLLIICSILVGMSSAQSLSANFYSSSCPNVLSVIKTAVDSAVTKEARMGASLLRLHFHDCFVNGCDASVLLDDTSNFTGEKTANPNSGSLRGFDVIDTIKTKVEASCAGVVSCADILAVAARDSVVKLGGPSWTVLLGRRDSTTASLSAANNNIPAPTLNLSGLISSFSTKGLTAREMVALSGGHTIGQARCTTFRNRLYNEANINASFATSVKANCPQSGGNNNLSPLDTSPTSFDNVYFKNLQIQKGLLHSDQQLFSGGSTHSIVNTYSSNSATFFTDFKNAMVKMGNLSPLTGTSGQIRKNCRKTN; encoded by the exons ATGGCTAAGATATCATTGCTACTAATAATATGTTCTATTCTTGTTGGAATGAGCTCTGCTCAGTCGTTGTCCGCCAATTTCTACTCTTCCTCCTGTCCGAATGTCCTCTCAGTTATCAAAACAGCTGTGGATTCTGCTGTCACCAAAGAGGCTCGCATGGGGGCTTCTTTACTTCGTCTTCATTTCCATGATTGTTTTGTTAAT GGATGTGATGCGTCCGTACTACTAGATGATACTTCAAACTTCACAGGAGAGAAGACTGCTAATCCGAATAGTGGGTCATTAAGAGGGTTTGACGTGATTGATACTATCAAAACAAAAGTGGAGGCTTCATGTGCTGGTGTTGTATCTTGTGCAGATATTTTAGCCGTTGCAGCTAGAGATTCTGTCGTCAAA CTTGGTGGCCCTAGTTGGACTGTTTTACTGGGCAGAAGAGACTCAACTACTGCAAGTTTGAGTGCAGCAAACAACAACATTCCTGCACCAACTTTGAACCTCAGTGGCCTCATTTCTTCCTTCTCTACCAAAGGTTTAACTGCTAGGGAAATGGTTGCTCTTTCAG GAGGTCATACAATTGGCCAAGCAAGGTGTACTACTTTCAGAAACCGTCTATACAATGAAGCCAACATAAATGCATCATTTGCAACATCAGTGAAAGCAAACTGTCCACAGagtggtggtaacaacaatcTTTCACCTCTAGACACAAGTCCAACTTCATTTGACAATGTTTACTTCAAGAATTTGCAAATTCAAAAGGGCCTTCTTCATTCTGATCAACAGCTATTTAGTGGAGGATCAACACACTCCATAGTTAACACTTACAGCTCCAATTCAGCCACTTTCTTCACTGATTTTAAAAATGCTATGGTGAAAATGGGAAATCTTAGCCCCCTTACAGGTACCAGTGGCCAAATTCGTAAAAATTGCAGAAAGACGAACTAA